ACGACGCCGAGACCCACTCCCGCGACTCCCGCGACTCCCGCACCTCACGCTCACCCGCCACCAGCTCCATTAGGGCTGTTTCGGCAAAACGCACCACCAACCCCTAAGGCAGTGTCCCCATGAACGCCCCCACGCCAGCCGCCTTGCACGCCGCCCTCGCTACGGTCATCGACCCTGAGCTGCGCCGGCCCATCACGGAACTGGGCATGGTGGAGGCTGTGGAGGCGGACGACGACGGCCGGGTACGCGCCGTCGTCCGCCTCACCATTGCCGGGTGCCCCCTGCGCGGCACCATCACCAGGGGCGTCACCCACGCCTTGATGAAGCTCGACGGCGTCACCGCCGTCGACGTGGAGCTCACTGTCATGACCGCCCAGCAGCGCTCGGAGCTCCGGGACCAGCTCAAGGCAAGCGCGCCCGAGCGCGGTATCCCGTTCAACGCCGAATCATCCCTGACCCGCATTTATGCCGTGGCCAGTGGCAAGGGCGGCGTGGGCAAATCCAGTGTCACAGTGAATTTGGCGTGCGCCCTGGCCGCCAAGGGATTGCGTGTGGGCATCGTCGACGCGGACATTTACGGCTTTTCCGTGCCGGGGCTCATGGGTATCACCCAGACGCCCACCCGCGTGGATGAGATGATCCTGCCGCCAGTAGCCCACGATGTGAAGGTCATCTCGATCGGCATGTTCGTCACAGGCAACCAACCCGTGGCTTGGCGCGGCCCCATGCTGCACCGCGCCCTGGAGCAGTTTTTGACGGACGTGTACTTTGGCGACCTTGACGTGTTGTTCCTGGATCTGCCCCCCGGCACCGGGGATGTGGCGATCTCCGTGGCCCAACTGCTACCCAAGGCCGAGATTCTAGTGGTGACCACCCCGCAGGCGGCGGCCGCCGACGTTGCCGAGCGGGCAGGGGCCATCGCCGTGCAGACCGGGCAGAAAGTGGCCGGCGTGATCGAGAACATGTCGTTCCTGACACTGCCCGACGGCAGCACCATGGAACTGTTTGGCTCCGGTGGCGGTGCGGTACTCACCAAACGGCTGAGCCAAACAGTCAACGCAACTGTGGAGTTGCTGGGGCAGATTCCGCTGGATGTGGCACTGCGCGAGGGCGGGGACATTGGCGCACCCATCGTGCTGGCCAACCCCGAATCCCCTGCGGCGGCGGCGCTGCTGGGTATTGCGGAGAAGTTGGCCGTGCGCCCGCGCGGCCTGGCCGGAATGAGCCTGGGCGTCTCCCCCCGCTAACAAACGCTGCACCACCATTACCGCTTTAAACCGAAACGCTGCATCACACAGTGATGCAGCGTTCGTAAAATACCTGTCATTGGTGGTGCAGCGTTTGCCGGTGGCTACGTGGCCTCGACGTCGAACGGGGCCAACTGGCCCTCTGCGAGACGTTCAATCTCTTGTGCTGCGGGCACAGCCGGGGCCGATTCAATAGCCTTGTCCTCGTTCTTACCCATCATCGAGGCAATGGCGTCGCCGGGAGCCGTCTTCAGCGACTTCAGCTTGTCAAAGTCCTCGTCGTCAATGAGAGCCTCGCGGATGATGCGGCGGGGATCGTACTGGCGCGGGTCCAGCTTCTTCCAGTCGATATCATCAATGTCCAGCCCCGCCTCTTCCTTAATGGTTTCGCGCGCGCCGGAGGCCATCCGCCGTACTTCACGGATGAGGTTCTTCAGCTTGTCCACGTAACCGGGAAGCCGCTTGGGACCGATCAACATGACAGCCAAAATGACAATCACGATCAGCTCAGGGGTATTGATACCAAACACGTTAGGAAGATTACCCTCTCAACACTCAAAGCAACGATTCCACTGCCGTCTTGGGCCAGTAATTGGTCGTTGATTTGCTCTTACATTACGGACAAGGTGATAGCAGCATCGCTAGTGTGCACCAACAATCCGCGGCAGGGACAGCAACGGCTTCTTCGCCGGAGTCTTGGCCCTGATGGGTGACCTGTCCGCCAACGACTCCCGCAACATGGCCCGCCCGCGGTGGATGCGCGAGCGCACCGTCCCCAGCTTGATGTTCAAGGTGTGGGCCACCTCGTCGTAAGAGTACCCCTCCATGTCGCAAAGGACGACGGCGGCGCGAAAGTCGGGCGGCAAGGCCTCCAACGCCGCGGCAATGTCGGCGTCGAGGTTGTTGAACTCAAAGACGCGCTCGGGTCCGGGATCGGCACCGGCCAGCCGGGACTCGGCGTCCTCAGCCAGAGGGTCAAAGCGAATCCGCTGCTTGCGACGCGCCTGGTCTAGGAACAAGTTGGTGGTGATGCGGTGCAGCCAGCCGTCCAGGGTCCCGGGCTTGAACTTATCCAGAGAACGGAAAGCCCTGACAAAAACTTCCTGAGTGAGGTCCTCGGCGTCGTACCTGTTGGCTGTCAGGCGGTAGGCCAAGCGGAAGACTTTCGCGGAGTGGTTAGTCACCACCTCGTCCCATGATGGCACGCGCCAGTGCGGATCAGGCTGCTGAGCCCCGGGGTCTGAAGCTGGGGGGAGAGCTGCGGAGCTAGTGGTAATACTCATGGCTACACCTCATTTCTTCGCCGTGCAGGGCTCTACTTTTGCAGAAAAACCCACTCAGTGAACCTTCTCTGGTCTGACAAGTGTGCCAAACAAAGCTGACATTTTGCTGGGCGAAAAAGAAATTCAGCCCACGGCGCAGGCAGTAGGCTAGAGGAAATCACCGCGACAGTTTAGGAAAACACCACGCATGAGCGCCGACAAATCCACCAGCTGGTCCTATACAGAGGGCCTTCCAGTGGAAGATGACGTCCTGCGTCGCGCACGCGAACGCTCCCACGAGCTGGGATTGTTCCCCGTCAGCCACGGGGTTGCCGCAGCATTGAGCGTTCTGGCGGCCTCATCGAAAGCACAGACGGTGGTGGAAGTTGGAACCGGTGCGGGCGTCTCCGGGGTAGCCCTGCTGCGGGGGCTGGGGCCACGGGCCGTGTTGACCACCATTGACCCTGACGTGGACCACCTCAAAGCGGCCCGGGAGGCGTTTATTGAGTCGGGTTCGGCCGCCAACCGTATCCGCACCATCTCCGGCCGCGGCCAGGACGTGTTGCCGCGCCTGACAGATGCCGCCTACGACCTGGTGTTCATCGATGCCGACAAGCCCAGCTTCCCCGAATACGTGGAACAGGGCATCAGGCTGTTGAAATCGGGTGGACTGCTGATTGTCAATGACGCCCTGGACAAGGACAGGGTCTCGGATCCTGCCATCCGTGAGGCCAGCACCGTGGTGCTGCGCCGTGTTGGCAAGGCCATCCGGGACAATGAGAACCTTATTTCAGCCATGCTGCCCACCGGCGACGGCTTGCTGCTCGCGGTCAAGCGCTAGACCCAAGCGGTTAAATGCCGAACGGGGCAGCCACGGCTGTCCCGTTCGGTATAGCAACGTGGCTGCGAGCTACTCGGTCGCGCCCACGAGGCACTCTTTAAGGCTGATTGCCTCGGCGGCGTTCATTTCCACCACAAGCCGTCCGCCGCCTTCTAGTGGCAGACGCAAGATCAGGCTTCGCCCTTCCTTGGTCACTTCCATTGGACCGTCACCGGTTCTGGGTTTCATGGCCGCCATAAGGACTTCCCCTTTTCATAGTACAAACCAGCGTCTTCGATGAGCCTTACTCACCGGCTGGTCCGTGTTGTATCCCTCACAGTTCATTATTCCGCACTTCGGGCGCCGGGCGCTAATCGAGGCGCTCTCCCGTCACACAGGCGGTGCCGGGGGTTTTACGGTGGCCAATCTCCACCGCCGGGCAATTGCGTCCATTGCCACAGCCAGGTGACCCACACAAGCTGCAAGAGGGTGAACATGACAAGCACGCTCCACCGGTAAGCGCGGGAGGTGGAGATGAAGGCCGCTGCCAGTGCGAGCGGGAAGAACGGGAGCAGCATCCGGAAGGTGCTGGTCTGCGGATGCAGCACCGCCAGCAGGTACAGCAGGTACATGGCGCACCAGAGGCGCAGGTCCACGCCGATCCTGCGCACGGAGTGGGAGTTCAGGTAAAGAGCGGCAAGGGCCACCAGCAGGACCGGTAGCAACGGCCCCCACAATGGCCCCACCAACGCCACACCGGCGTCGAACCACGGCTCAAAAAGCACCAGGGGACCGCCACGCCAGGCCGTTTCCGTGTCGGTGTAGGAGCTCATCTCCCCCGTCACCGCCCAGGCAATCAGCATCCAGGCGAACGCCATGACGCCGCTGACAAGCAGCAGCACCGCCCCGCTGAGCATCTCCTGCATAGGGAAAGGATCCTGGCGCCTGTGCCACCACCGCAGGAGCAGGTGGAGGCCGACGACGGCGGCAAACGGCACTCCCGCCGGCCGCGAAAGGCAAAGAAAAATCACCGTGGGCACCGCCCACCAGTATTGGCGCTTGATGAGGAAATACAGTGCGGCCGCCAGCAGCAAGGTACTCAGCGACTCGGCATAAGGGATCTGTAAAATCGCCGAAATCGGGAACGTGGCGAAGAACGCCACACCCCACAGCGCTGTTCCCGGCGCGGCAAAGCGCACGAAGATTTTGTAGATCACCAAGGTGGCGCCGAGGCCGGCGGCCACAGCCACCGCGGGAGCAAGGACCACCCAGCCAAATCCCGTCAGCGCATGCAGCCCCTTGACGATGAGGGGGAACAGCGGGTAGAAAGCCCACGCATTGGTCTCGGCCGTGCCGTTCGCGCTTCTGGGGATGGTGGAAGGATAGCCTTCCGTGAAGATCCGCTGGTACCACTCGCTATCCCAGATATTGATGAAGCTCAGGTAGTCCGGCTGGGCTGCACCCCACGGGCTGGCGCCCTGATGCCAGGCAACACCAAGGAGGATCACCGCGGAGATCAGGCGGGCGGCCACATAGATCGAAGTGACCTGCAGCCACCACGGCGCCGTTTTAAAGGGGGCAAGGGCGCGTTCCAGCAATCCAAAAAGGCGGTCGTTGATGGTGGGCTGCTCCGCCGCGGGAGTGCCGCTCACGCGGTCCCGCCCGCCGCTGGGCCAGCCAGTGACTTCGCCACCCAACATTCGGGGACGTGGTCATTGACCAGGCCGATGGCCTGCATCATGGCATAGGCGGTGGTTGGCCCCACGAAGGCGAAGCCGTGCTTCTTCAGTTCCTTGGCCAGCGCCGCGGACTCCGCCGTCGTGGACGGGATCGGCGCAGCAAGGGGCCGTGGGGTGGCGGGCGCATGGGCGTAAATCACGGAGCTCAGCGTCGTCCCCTCAGGAAGCGCCAGCAGCGCCCTGGCGTTGCCGATGGTCGCCTTGATCTTCATCAAGTTACGGACAATCCCGGCATCGGCCATGAGCCGCTCGATGTCTGCCTGCTGGTAGTCCGCAACAATTGCGGGTTCAAAGTTGGCAAAAGCAGCACGGAAGGCCTCGCGTTTACGCAAAATGGTGATCCAGCTCAGCCCCGACTGGAAGGCTTCCAAGCTCAGACGTTCGAAGAGGTCCCGTTCGCCGCTGACGGGACAGCCCCACTCCTGGTCGTGATAGCGCTGGTACTGTTCGTCGGCGCCCAGGCCTGCCCACGGGCAGCGGGCCTTCCCGTCGGCTCCGACGATCACCTCGACCACGCTCACGCAGTTGCTCCGGGGGCGCTGCCGGGAGTTGCCTGCCGTGAGTGGTCGGCGTCAGCGAAGGCCCCGCCGTCGTGCGCCTCAAGATCGGCAATCCGGGCGTCCTTGGCGGCGAGCTGATCACGCAGCCTGTCCAGCGCCTCATCTACCTGGTCCATGCGGTAGCCGCGCAGGCCCAGGGAAAAACGCAGGCGGTCGACGTCGGCCGGTGCCGGATGCGCTGGCAAAAGTACAGGCGGGAGCCCGGTGACGGGTTCATTCAGCCCGTCGTGATAGATGGCAGCGTCTGTCTCCGGCTTTTTGAGGCCGACGACGTAGACGGCTACCGCGGCAGCAAGCATGACTGCAAGGAAGATCAGGAAGTAGCTCACAGTACTATGGTGCCAGATCCACCCGCCGGGCCACGGCGAGACGCTCAGCGCTCAGCCCTCGGCCACCCTCAGGCCGGCTTTCCCGGACATGACCAGGGCCACCGCTTCTTCAGGTGTGTCGACGATCTGCACAATGTCCAGGTCTCCCGGGGACACCAGGCCCTCGGCCACCATGGTGTCCTTGATCCAGGCCAACAGTGGGGACCAGAACGCGCTGTCCACCAGCACAATCGGGAATTGCGTCACTTTGCTGGTTTGCACCAGCACCATGGCTTCAAATAGTTCATCCAAGGTGCCCAGCCCGCCGGGCAGCACCACAAACCCTTGCGCGTATTTGACAAACATGGTCTTGCGGGCAAAGAAGTATCGGAAGTCAACGCCCAGTCCCACCCACTGGTTCATGCCCTGTTCAAAGGGGAGCTCAATACCCAGCCCAATGGAGAGCCCGCCAGCTTCACTGGCGCCCCGGTTGGCGGCCTCCATGGAACCAGGGCCACCCCCTGTGATGACGGCAACCCCGGCTTCCGCCAGCAGCCGGCCAACATCAACACCGCTTTGGTAGTGGGGATTCTCCGGCTTGGTACGTGCGGAGCCAAAGACGCTGATGGCCGGACCAATGTCGGAGAGCGCGTCGAAGCCCTGAACGAATTCGCTCTGGATGCGCATGACACGCCACGGGTCGGTGTGGGTGAAGTCGCTGCTGCGCTGCGTGTCCAAGAGCCTGGCGTCAGCAGTGGACCCGGCGGGCGTGTCCTTCTTCCACCCGCCGTAGGGCTGCTTTTTGAAACGGCGGGGAATGTTGGAACCTGTCGGTGCGCTCATGCCCTAAGGCTACGTGAAGACCTCACGTGATCGAGGCCGCTTTGTCTCGTTCACGTTACGATCCCCACCGAAGAGCACCAATCAGTAACTGCGATCACATTTGTTCGATAGATTCATTACATGACTAATCCCGTACAGGCACCTGTCCTTGTGGAGCTTAAAGCTGTCAACAAGCACTATGGCACGCTTCATGTTTTGCAAGATATCAATTTGCAGGTCACCAGGGGCGAGGTGGTGGTGGTGATTGGGCCTTCTGGCTCAGGGAAATCAACCCTCTGCCGGGCCATCAATCGGCTTGAAACCATCGACGACGGTTCCATCACCATTGAGGGCAAGGAACTGCCGAAGGAGGGCAAGGAACTTGCAAAGCTCCGTGCCGACGTCGGCATGGTCTTTCAGTCGTTCAACTTGTTTGCGCACAAGACCATCTTGGAGAACGTGACGCTTGGCCCCATCAAGGTCAAGGGCATGTCCAAGTCCGACGCCGACAAGTTGGCTTTGTCCTTACTCGAACGTGTTGGGGTGGGTCACCAGGCAGCCAAGCTGCCCGCCCAGCTCTCGGGCGGCCAGCAACAGCGTGTTGCGATTGCGCGCGCCTTGGCCATGAAACCAAAGGTGATGCTCTTTGACGAGCCCACCAGCGCTCTCGACCCGGAAATGATCAATGAAGTCTTGGACGTCATGGTTGAACTTGCCAAAGACGGCATGACCATGGTGGTTGTCACCCACGAGATGGGCTTTGCCCGCAAGGCAGCCGACCGGGTGGTCTTCATGGCAGACGGGCAGATCGTGGAGGAAGCAACTCCGAACGAGTTCTTCACCAATCCGCAAAGCGCCCGCGCCAAAGACTTCCTCTCCAAAATCCTCACGAACTAACACCAAGCCCTATTTTTTTGCCTTTTGCATGACCTCACACGCGGCCCGCTATGGGCCGCACATGAAAGGAACTCCATGAAAAATTTGTTCAGCCGAAAGAGCCTCAGCGTTGCGGCAATTGTGACTGCAGCAGCCCTGGCCATGACAGGTTGCGGCAGCGCAGCTGAGAACAGTGCCGACCCGGGCGCCGGCTCGCCGGCCTTTGAAGTCGCCAAAGATTTTTCCCTGACGGGCAGCCCCACCTTCGATAAGATCAAGTCCGCCGGCACCATCCGCATCGGGGTCAAGCCAGATCAGCCCGGTTTGGGCTTCCTCGACGCAGCCACCGGCAAATACAGCGGCTTTGACATTGAAATTGCCACTTGGATGGCTGCCTCGCTGGGTGTTGCCGCAGACAAGATCGAATTCAAGTCAATCCCCTCCGCGACCCGCGAAACAGCCCTGGCCAAGGGCGACGTGGACCTCTATGTAGGCACCTACTCCATCACGGACAAGCGTAAGAAGCTCGTCGACTTTGCCGGCCCGTACTTCATCACCGGCCAGGGCCTGCTGGTGGCGAAGAAGAACGACACCATCAAGAGCGAGAAGGACCTGGCCGGCAAGAAGGTTTGCTCCGCCACCGGATCTACCCCCATCCAGAACATTCGGGAGAACTTCCCGGAGGCCACTCCGGTGGAATTTGACCTGTACTCAAAGTGCGTTGAGGCACTGAAGAACGGCGATGTCGACGCGGTAACCACCGACCAGGCCATTCTGCTCGGCTTTGCTTCACAGGAACCGGACCTCCTGAAGGTTGTGGGGGAGCCGTTCACCGTTGAAAAGTACGGCATCGGCTTGCCGCTCGGCGACACGGTTTTGCGCACACATCTGAATAAGACGCTGACCGACGGCGGCGCGACCTGGACGAAGATCTTCGACTCCACCTTGGGCAAGTCCGGAACCAAGGTTGAACAGCCTAAGGTTGACCAGTACTAAATTCCCCTTGAACTGTGGTGGTGCGGATGTGTCCGCACCACCACAGCTTCTGTCCTCTCGAGTTCACTGAAAGCGACGCTGCACTGTGAATGTACTCATTGATAACAGTGACTTGTTTGTCACTGGTTTCAAGAACACGGGGATCTTGTTTGTCATCTCTGCGTTCTTTGCCTTGATCCTGGGCACCATTGTTGCCGGGATGAGGGTCTCCCCCGCACCGGCAATGCGTGCCGCGGGAACCCTCTACGTCAACGCTGTCCGCAACACCCCCCTGACACTGATCCTGGCTTTCTTTGCTCTCGGCTACCCGAAACTGGGGCTGCCATCCATCGACTTCATGACTGCTGCTATCATCGGCCTCTCGCTGTACACGGCAACGTATGTTTCCGAGGCGATCCGTTCCGGCATCAACACGGTTTCCGTCGGACAGTCCGAGGCCGCGCGTGCCATTGGCCTGCCGTTCCTGCAAACCCTGACCTTGATTGTGCTGCCGCAGGCTTTCCGATCGGTGGTTCCGCCGCTCTTTAGCGTCTTTATCGCCCTGCTGAAGAACACGACGGTTGCGGCCGGTTTCTCCGTATTCGAGTCCGGCGCCATCCGCGCCTACCTCAGTGAACGTGGCGAACCCCTGCTGCCTGGCCTGTTGTGGGTTGCCTTGATCTTCGTGGTGCTGGTGCTGGGCATCCTGACGCCGCTGCAACGCTACCTCGAGAAGAAGTGGAGGGTGGCGCGATGAGTGCAGTGCTTTTTGACGTTCCCGGCCCCAAAGCCCGTGTACGCAACGTTTATCTCAATATCATCACCGTCATTGTGGTTGTTGGCATTGTGGGCTTCATCCTGTTCCGGTTCTACGAATCCGGACAGTTCACGGCCAAGAAGTGGGAAATTTTCACCTTCCCCCTCGTCCAGCAAAAGTTCCTCGAGGCCATCGGCGCCACACTGAGCGCCTTCGGCGTCGCGGCCGTCGGCAGCTTGATCCTTGGCATCGTGCTCGCCTTTGGCCGCCTGTCGGACACCAAATGGGTGCGGGTGCCTTGCTACTGGTTCACGGAGCTTTTCCGCGCCGTACCCCTGCTGATCCTGATGATGATCATGTACTACGGCCTGTCCTCCGCCGGGATCAAGGGCATCACGCCCTTCATGGCAGTGGTGGTTGGCCTGATCCTGTACAACGGCTCAGTCTTGGCTGAAGTGTTCCGTGCCGGCATCGAGTCGCTGCCCAAGGGACAGCGCGAGGCGGGCTTCGCCATCGGCCTGACAAAGGGCCAGGTGCTGCGCACCATCTTGCTGCCGCAGGCCGTCCGCGCCATGCTGCCTGTGATCATTTCCCAGCTGGTGGTCATCATGAAGGACACCGCCTTGGGCTTCCTCATCCTTTACCAGGAGATCTTGTTCTACGCGAACTTCCTTGGATCCCAGATCCAGTACGGTTCCCCGGTGGTCCCAGGCCTCATGGTGGCAGCAGCCACTTATGTGGGCCTGTGCCTGGTCCTCTCCGGTGTGGCAAAGCTGGTGGAATCCAAGATGTCCTCCCGCGTCAAGGTCGTCAAGGCCAAGGTTGGCGTGGCTGGCTAACACCAGTACCGTCCCCAAACCGTTGAGGGGGCACATCACCCCCGGGGTGATGTGCCCCCTCAACGATTAAAGCGGGGTGCTACTTCAGCCAACGGGTGAGCACGTCCAAGCAAGCCCTGATGTCGGCTGCCAGGACGTGCTCGTTGTCGCTGTGCGCCAGCAGCGGGTCACCTGGGCCAAAGTTCACCGCAGGGATGCCCATCTCGGACAACCGGGCCACGTCCGTCCAGCCGTACTTCGGCAACGGTTCCTTGCCCACGGTTGCCACGAAGGACGCCGCAGCGGGTACGTTCAACCCCGGGCGGGCCCCTGCGGAGGAGTCGGTGCGCACCATTTCGAAGCCGGCCAGCAACTCGCGCACGCGTTCCTCTGCCTGCGCCGGGGTCTTATCCGGTGCAAAGCGATAGTTGACCTCTACCACGCACGCGTCCGGAATCACGTTCCCAGCTGTGCCTCCGTGGATCTTGACGGCGTTCAGGGATTCCCTGTAGTCCAGGCCATCGACGTTCACGGTGGACGGCGCGTACGCCGCCAGCCGTGCCAGGATAGGCGCAGCCGCGTGAATGGCATTCTCCCCCATCCAGGCACGCGCTGAGTGTGCAGCCAGTCCACGTGTTGTGACCTCGAAACGGATAGTGCCGTTACAGCCGCCCTCCACCGTGCCGTTGGTCGGTTCCAGCAGGATGCCGAAGTCGGCGTCCAGGAGCTCACGGTTCTCCCGCTCCAGCCTGCCCAACCCGCTCTTGGCCGCGGCCACTTCCTCGTGGTCGTAGAAAATGAAGGTGATGTCCTTGTTCGGCTCCGGGACGGTGGCTGCAATGGCCAGCTGGACGGCCACCCCACCCTTCATATCGGTGGCACCACGCCCATACAGCATCCCCCCGTCCCAGGAACACGGCACGGTGCCCCGTGAACCGGCAACGGTTGGCAACGGCACTGTGTCCAGATGCCCGGCCAAAATGATCCGCTCCGCCCGTCCCAGGGACGTCCGGGCCACAATCGAATCCCCGTTGCGGGTGACCTCCAGGTGCGGCAAGGCTCGTAGTGCGTCCTCGACGGCATCGGCGAGCGCCGCTTCGTGACCGGAGAGACTTTCAATGTCTATGACTGCGGCCGTCAATAACGCCACATCCTGGGTGAGGTCCAGACGGCTGTGCCCTGCCCCTCTCGCGGAGCTGGTGCGGGAAATAGCGGCGGGGGTGTCGTCGTTGTAAGTCACCGGCCTAGTTTACCGGGGCACGGACCAGAGAAAAAAGTTCTTCCAATCTGATCCAATCCGGAATCCGGGTCGCTCCGAAGTACTACCTGACAGCCCGCACCGCAGCGAATGAAAGCGGTATGGGAAGCAAATGGAAGTATCCGCTCTCAAGTTATGGAGAATCATCATGAACACCACCAAGAAGCTTGGAACCCGCAAGAACCTCAGCCTTAGCTTTGGCATCCTCGCCATCGCAGCCATGAGCATGACGGCCTGCAGTGGCGGTACCACGGCATCACCTGAGACCTCCTCAGCTCCCATGAGTTCTTCGGCAGCAACATCCATGGCCCCCATGGCCGGAGCCAGCGACCTGGTCGGCTCCGGTTGCGCCGCCTACGCCGCAGCGGTTCCCAGCGGCGCCGGTTCCGTGGCAGGTATGGCGGCTGACCCGGTAGCCACAGCAGCTTCCAACAACCCGCTGCTGAAGACTCTGACAGCCGCGGTCTCCGGCCAGCTGAACCCGGGCGTCAACCTCGTTGACACCCTGAACTCCGGACAATTCACTGTCTTTGCGCCGGTGGATGACGCATTCGCCAAGATCCCCGCAGCCACCATTGACGGATTGAAGACCGATTCGGCCACGCTGACCTCGATCCTGACCTACCATGTGGTTCCCGGCCAGCTTTCCCCGAGCGAGATCGACGGTACCCACGCCACCGCTGAAGGCTCCACCCTTGATGTCACCGGCAGCGGGGACAACTTGATGGTCAACGGCGCTAAGGTCATCTGTGGCGGGGTCAAGACGGCCAACGCAACCGTCTACCTCATCGACACGGTCCTGATGCCCCCGGCCAAGCAGTAATTCCCACCCGCTACAAATTTTCACCAGCAACACGAAGTGTAAGGACATGCATCATGAGCGGTGATCGTGACAAGGTAGACACCATGCGTTTACCTTGGTTGCGGTCAGTGAAGCCGCTGGAACCACTAACTCATGAGGACCTTATCCGCCTCGTCGCCCTCGGCGACGAGGCGGCCTTCGAGGAACTCTATGACGCGGTGGCACCCAGAGTGTTCGGGTTGGTGCGGCGGGTGGTGCGGGATCCGTCGCAAAGCCAGGAAGTTGCACAAGAAGTATTTGTTGACATCTGGCAGCAGGCGGCACGCTTTGACGCTGACAGGGGCCGGGCAATGTCCTGGATTTTGGTCATCGCGCACCGCCGGGCCGTTGACCGGGTGCGGGCCAGCCAGGCCAGTGCGGACCGGGACCTGCGCCAGGGAATCAAGGAGTACAAGGAAAGCTACGACGACGTTGCGGACACCGTGGAAACTGCCATGGAATCCGAAAGGGTCCATAAGGCATTGAAAACCTTGACGGATCCGCAACGGGAAGCCATCAGCTTGGCCTACTACGGTGGATATACACACCAAGAAGTGGCAGAGCTACTGAAAATCCCGGTGGGAACCGTCAAAACCAGAATACGTGATGGCATGATCCGGCTCAGAGACAAGTTAGGGGTGGCGTGATGGAAAAACAATTGCATTTGCTCACCGGGGCTTACGCCCTGAACGCCCTCTCCGAAGCCGATCGTGCCGAGTTTGAACGGTATGCACTGGGCAACCTCGAGGCGTTAGAAGAAGTCCGTGGACTCAGCGAGACCGCGGCATTGCTGGCCTACGCCTCCCCGGCGGAAGTTCCGCCACCGGAAATGAAGGCCAACGTCATGGACGCCATCCGCAACACCCGACAACTGCCAGCATCCTCAGTTGTTCGGGACATCTCTTCGGCTCGAAAGTACAACGCGCGCTCACGCGCCTCCAGCCAGGAGCGTAGCCGCTGGGTGCCACTAGTCAGTGCTGCGGCAGCCTTGGCGCTCTTTGCCGGAGTGGGTGGCTGGGTAGTTGGCCAAAATGCCTCAGAAAGTGAGTTGCACAGGCAACTCTCCGCAGCAGAATCGCAGCAGGAGTCCATCCTCGCCATCATGGGCGCACCTGACGCCAAAATCGCCACCACTGAGGTCGCGTCCGGAGCGACGGTCACCGTTGCATCCTCGGTAACGGCCAATGAGGCAGCGGTGATGGTCAAGGGGCTGCCAGCGCCTCCTCCGGGGAAGACCTATGAAATGTGGTTCATCTCCGCCGCCGGGGCCGTACCGGCCGGACTCATGAGCAACCATGATCCGGCCACCCCCAGCATGCAAGTGCTCACGGGCTCCATGGGCGGGGCCACCCATGTGGGCATCACGGTGGAACCTGAGGGCGGTTCGCCCGCCCCGACCACCACACCCATCGTGGTGCAGGCCGTGTAGGCTGCGCCAACAACACTAACCAACAGTTCGCACAATGGTGGATCCCTTTCCAGGGATCCACCATTTCCAATCCGCCAGGCATTCGGCTCCGAAGTACAGACAAGCATTGCTGCCGGCCCCATTCATGGCAGCCACCTACTGTTCAAAGGATTCCGTCATGGCAAACATCAAGATAAGCCCTTTAGGGACAAAGTGGCTCAGGCTTTTGGGCGGTGCCGCCACCGGCGTCATCGCCGCCGGCATCCTGTTCGCCGTGGC
This region of Arthrobacter alpinus genomic DNA includes:
- a CDS encoding amino acid ABC transporter permease, with translation MSAVLFDVPGPKARVRNVYLNIITVIVVVGIVGFILFRFYESGQFTAKKWEIFTFPLVQQKFLEAIGATLSAFGVAAVGSLILGIVLAFGRLSDTKWVRVPCYWFTELFRAVPLLILMMIMYYGLSSAGIKGITPFMAVVVGLILYNGSVLAEVFRAGIESLPKGQREAGFAIGLTKGQVLRTILLPQAVRAMLPVIISQLVVIMKDTALGFLILYQEILFYANFLGSQIQYGSPVVPGLMVAAATYVGLCLVLSGVAKLVESKMSSRVKVVKAKVGVAG
- the dapE gene encoding succinyl-diaminopimelate desuccinylase, which codes for MSRTSSARGAGHSRLDLTQDVALLTAAVIDIESLSGHEAALADAVEDALRALPHLEVTRNGDSIVARTSLGRAERIILAGHLDTVPLPTVAGSRGTVPCSWDGGMLYGRGATDMKGGVAVQLAIAATVPEPNKDITFIFYDHEEVAAAKSGLGRLERENRELLDADFGILLEPTNGTVEGGCNGTIRFEVTTRGLAAHSARAWMGENAIHAAAPILARLAAYAPSTVNVDGLDYRESLNAVKIHGGTAGNVIPDACVVEVNYRFAPDKTPAQAEERVRELLAGFEMVRTDSSAGARPGLNVPAAASFVATVGKEPLPKYGWTDVARLSEMGIPAVNFGPGDPLLAHSDNEHVLAADIRACLDVLTRWLK
- a CDS encoding glutamate ABC transporter substrate-binding protein, which encodes MKNLFSRKSLSVAAIVTAAALAMTGCGSAAENSADPGAGSPAFEVAKDFSLTGSPTFDKIKSAGTIRIGVKPDQPGLGFLDAATGKYSGFDIEIATWMAASLGVAADKIEFKSIPSATRETALAKGDVDLYVGTYSITDKRKKLVDFAGPYFITGQGLLVAKKNDTIKSEKDLAGKKVCSATGSTPIQNIRENFPEATPVEFDLYSKCVEALKNGDVDAVTTDQAILLGFASQEPDLLKVVGEPFTVEKYGIGLPLGDTVLRTHLNKTLTDGGATWTKIFDSTLGKSGTKVEQPKVDQY
- a CDS encoding amino acid ABC transporter ATP-binding protein yields the protein MTNPVQAPVLVELKAVNKHYGTLHVLQDINLQVTRGEVVVVIGPSGSGKSTLCRAINRLETIDDGSITIEGKELPKEGKELAKLRADVGMVFQSFNLFAHKTILENVTLGPIKVKGMSKSDADKLALSLLERVGVGHQAAKLPAQLSGGQQQRVAIARALAMKPKVMLFDEPTSALDPEMINEVLDVMVELAKDGMTMVVVTHEMGFARKAADRVVFMADGQIVEEATPNEFFTNPQSARAKDFLSKILTN
- a CDS encoding fasciclin domain-containing protein yields the protein MNTTKKLGTRKNLSLSFGILAIAAMSMTACSGGTTASPETSSAPMSSSAATSMAPMAGASDLVGSGCAAYAAAVPSGAGSVAGMAADPVATAASNNPLLKTLTAAVSGQLNPGVNLVDTLNSGQFTVFAPVDDAFAKIPAATIDGLKTDSATLTSILTYHVVPGQLSPSEIDGTHATAEGSTLDVTGSGDNLMVNGAKVICGGVKTANATVYLIDTVLMPPAKQ
- a CDS encoding amino acid ABC transporter permease, coding for MNVLIDNSDLFVTGFKNTGILFVISAFFALILGTIVAGMRVSPAPAMRAAGTLYVNAVRNTPLTLILAFFALGYPKLGLPSIDFMTAAIIGLSLYTATYVSEAIRSGINTVSVGQSEAARAIGLPFLQTLTLIVLPQAFRSVVPPLFSVFIALLKNTTVAAGFSVFESGAIRAYLSERGEPLLPGLLWVALIFVVLVLGILTPLQRYLEKKWRVAR